GAACCTTTAAGCCTCCAATAGAAGCTTAAGCAGACTACATAGTCCTGATTCAAGCCATGCAACATAGGCTAAGGCATAGCTGCGTTTAACTGAGTAAGACGCTCAGAAATAGCTTCTAAAAACACACCTCAAACATAAAGCTTAAATCAAAGGGATGAAGTGATAAGGAATATTAAGGTGGGTGGCACCTTTTAGGGCCTTTTAGGGCAGATGAAGCCAGATGAAGCGATGAGGATTATTAAGGTGGGTGGCACCTTTTAGGAGGCACCTTTTAGGAGGCCCTTTTAGGAGGCTAAGAGGTCCGACTTGACCTTGAAATTTTACCTGGATATGTTTGTAGTGCTGTAGTTGAAGGTTGACTTGACAAGACGCCATTCATATTTTTGTTAACCTATATTTGCGGACTCGATGTTGTGAAGACTTACCTTAAACAATGCAAGTGGGGCCAATTTCTTCTCATCCAAGGAGATATGATCAGCAATTTTGTCGACGTTTTCGGCGAATGGAGCGAGATGGAACTGGCCATGTTCCGCGATTTACTCAAGGAAGACAGTAACGTTTTAGAGGTGGGCTCTAACATTGGCATGCATACGGTCGCTTTGTCCCGCATGGTACCCAAAGGCCGCGTCATAGCCTTTGAGCCCCAGCGCGTGATTCACCAGGTATTATCGGCTAACTGCGCTCTTAACCAGTGCACTAATGTTTTCGCCGAGCACTTTGCGGTCGGCAATCACACCGGGGAAGTCGACATCCCAGTGTGCAATTACACTGAAGACTGGAACTACGGTTCATATTCGATTGTAGAAGGCTACAGCGCTGAAGGTAGTTTTCAAGGCGATCAATGGCGTGAAAAGGTTCGCATTACGCGACTCGATGACCATATGCGTATTCGAGATCTTGACGCCATCAGACTGATGAAAATCGATGTCGAAGGGTTGGAATGTGAAGTTTTGGAAGGCGCAAAGGAAACCATTCAAAAGCATCGACCCTTTTTGTTTATAGAAAACAATAATCAGGAATACGGCGACCAGCTGATCGCGAAAATCGCCAACCTCGGTTACAAATCGTATTGGTACTGTACCGAAAGATTCCACGCGAAGAACTTCAACGGCCAAGAGACGAAGTTCGAAGGTGGGGATTTTAACATGCTCTGTTTCCCCGCAGAAATGGGAATCAATCCTGGCCGCCTAATGGAAGCCAAAGAATTTTCGGATCTTCTCGATGGAAAAGTCTCCTACATCACCCGGGATGTCTATCCGGCGATTTAGGACGACACGGATGGCTACTTCACCATTCTACTCATATTTATACGGGTGGCACCTTCATAAGCGGTTGCAAGAAATTGTTTTCTCTCATGTGTCATTATTTTAGGCACAGAGGGGCATGGTTCTATGCGGTTCAACAATTAGTTTGAAGCCGGGGTTATCTTGGCAGATCTCGGCAAAATACAAAATCTGCTTGACGTAACGTTTTTGCTCTGATGAGCCGATAATGCCTTGGATTCGCAGGAAGTCATAACGGAGACCGTCAATGGCTTCGCCTCTCCGAAGGTAGGGTTTCGCCCGCGTCCATATCGCCGTGAACAATTTTATCGCGCAGTTGCTCGAAGACCGCGGTCGCCAACGACTTTTTACTATCCGGTTCTATCTTGATCCCCATAGCCAAGTGTACGTCACTGGAGCACACACTTATCAACCGGTATGACAAGACACCCATTGCCAAGCGGTGACCAGAATTCATTGAATATGAACCATGGCCAAGGACTGCTGAGTAAATAGTTCTCGGCAAGCTGCTGACCCTACGCCGGTGGAATCAAGCGATTATGGCATTGTCCTACAAGGGTAAGAAATTGCGCGGTGGTCGTGACGGCTCTCAATATTGTTGCATTAACTGTAAAGAGCAAACCAATTGATTTGATTCGGGAATCCATACCCAACTATAAGTAGACGGTGGAAAACAGGCCCATCACTTTAGCTACTCCAGGTGGATATCCCATCCAGCCGCGACACAAACGCTGGGCGTGGATAATTGGGATTGGTGCGTTTGTTTTCTATGGCACACTCTACACGGCCCTCCCGCCGGTAGACGGTGATGCCTATGAGTATGCCGAAGTTGCTCACAACCTTCTTGAAACCGGAAACGCGGTTCACTCTCATTTACGCTACCCCGCTCTTACCGAAACTGAACTGCCCATGCCGGCGGGTCGAAGGCTCAATTTTTATACACTGCTTTGCGGATTCTTCGAGTTGATGTTTGGTCCCGGAGTATTGGTGATACTCCTACCATTCTTGTTCGGAGTT
This portion of the Deltaproteobacteria bacterium genome encodes:
- a CDS encoding FkbM family methyltransferase — protein: MISNFVDVFGEWSEMELAMFRDLLKEDSNVLEVGSNIGMHTVALSRMVPKGRVIAFEPQRVIHQVLSANCALNQCTNVFAEHFAVGNHTGEVDIPVCNYTEDWNYGSYSIVEGYSAEGSFQGDQWREKVRITRLDDHMRIRDLDAIRLMKIDVEGLECEVLEGAKETIQKHRPFLFIENNNQEYGDQLIAKIANLGYKSYWYCTERFHAKNFNGQETKFEGGDFNMLCFPAEMGINPGRLMEAKEFSDLLDGKVSYITRDVYPAI